From the genome of Glycine max cultivar Williams 82 chromosome 2, Glycine_max_v4.0, whole genome shotgun sequence, one region includes:
- the LOC102670423 gene encoding uncharacterized protein: MVDWGPMVIAVVLFVLLSPGLLFQLPGKSKVVEFGNMQTRAVSILVHTIIFFGLITIFLVAIGVHIYTG; this comes from the coding sequence atggtgGATTGGGGTCCAATGGTGATAGCAGTGGTGTTGTTTGTGTTGCTAAGCCCTGGTCTTCTGTTTCAATTGCCAGGGAAGAGCAAAGTGGTGGAGTTTGGGAACATGCAAACCAGGGCAGTGTCTATCTTGGTCCACACAATCATCTTCTTTGGTCTCATTACCATCTTTCTTGTTGCTATTGGTGTGCATATCTACACTGGCTAG
- the LOC106795465 gene encoding mitochondrial arginine transporter BAC1 isoform X2, producing MLQKHNAEAHMIQYRNGLHCTARILKTEGIKGLYRGATPSFVGMAVEGSLFFGIYSQTKVYLQGGVQSGEPRPQVIIPSAAFSGAIISFVLGPTDLIKDADTRH from the exons ATGCTGCAAAAGCACAATGCAGAAGCACATATGATTCAATATAGAAATGGATTGCATTGCACTGCTAGGATATTGAAGACTGAAGGA ATCAAAGGACTTTATAGAGGAGCAACACCATCTTTTGTTGGGATGGCAGTTGAAGGATCACTCTTTTTTGGCATTTATTCCCAGACAAAAGTGTACCTTCAG GGGGGAGTTCAAAGTGGGGAACCACGGCCTCAAGTGATAATACCATCTGCAGCATTTAGTGGTGCCATCATCAGTTTTGTGTTAGGTCCAACAGATCTGATAAAG GATGCAGATACAAGGCACTGA
- the LOC106795465 gene encoding mitochondrial arginine transporter BAC1 isoform X1: MLQKHNAEAHMIQYRNGLHCTARILKTEGIKGLYRGATPSFVGMAVEGSLFFGIYSQTKVYLQGGVQSGEPRPQVIIPSAAFSGAIISFVLGPTDLIKCRMQIQGTDSLVPKSSRYSSPLDCALKTVKAEGVRKFCNILQNLILAIL; encoded by the exons ATGCTGCAAAAGCACAATGCAGAAGCACATATGATTCAATATAGAAATGGATTGCATTGCACTGCTAGGATATTGAAGACTGAAGGA ATCAAAGGACTTTATAGAGGAGCAACACCATCTTTTGTTGGGATGGCAGTTGAAGGATCACTCTTTTTTGGCATTTATTCCCAGACAAAAGTGTACCTTCAG GGGGGAGTTCAAAGTGGGGAACCACGGCCTCAAGTGATAATACCATCTGCAGCATTTAGTGGTGCCATCATCAGTTTTGTGTTAGGTCCAACAGATCTGATAAAG TGTAGGATGCAGATACAAGGCACTGACTCTTTGGTTCCTAAATCCAGTAGATACAGTAGTCCCCTTGATTGTGCCCTTAAAACTGTAAAAGCTGAAGGGGTGAGGAAATTCTGCAACATTCTGCAAAATTTGATTCTAGCCATCctctaa
- the LOC100787087 gene encoding shaggy-related protein kinase eta, which translates to MHLMDHPNVISLKHRFFSTTSADELFLNLVMEYVPESMYRVSKFYSNTNQSMPLIYVKLYMHQIFRGLAYIHTVPGGCHKDLKPQNILVDPLTHQVKICDFGSAKVLVKGEANISHICSLFYRAPELMFGATEYTTSIDIWSAGCVLAELLLGQPLLPGENALDQLVEIIKVTQMKQEHDKRQASLIAEHNEQLKRTQLQAENELREKTMFMRNDHEAQIKALRCELEDECRKLEEELHLQKIQRRQAKGFVAVAVESDE; encoded by the exons ATGCACTTGATGGATCATCCAAATGTGATCTCTCTGAAGCATCGTTTCTTTTCCACTACAAGTGCAGATgaactttttcttaatttggtgATGGAATATGTTCCAGAGTCTATGTATCGAGTCTCAAAGTTCTATAGTAATACTAATCAGAGCATGCCACTTATTTATGTAAAACTTTACATGCACCAG ATTTTCAGGGGGCTGGCTTATATCCACACTGTTCCTGGAGGTTGCCACAAAGATTTGAAGCCTCAAAATATACTG GTTGACCCTCTTACACACCAGGTTAAGATATGTGATTTTGGAAGTGCAAAAGTGCTG GTCAAAGGTGAAGCTAATATATCACATATATGTTCACTTTTCTACCGGGCACCAGAACTTATGTTTGGTGCCACTGAGTATACTACTTCAATTGATATTTGGTCAGCTGGCTGTGTCCTTGCTGAGCTGCTTTTGGGTCAG cCCTTATTACCTGGCGAAAATGCACTGGACCAGCTTGTAGAGATTATCAAG GTTACTCAAATGAAGCAGGAGCATGACAAGAGGCAAGCAAGCCTCATAGCTGAACACAACGAACAGCTAAAGCGTACCCAACTGCAAGCTGAAAATGAATTGAGAGAG AAAACAATGTTTATGAGGAATGATCATGAAGCTCAGATCAAAGCATTGAGGTGTGAACTTGAAGATGAGTGTCGGAAGCTGGAAGAGGAGTTGCATCTTCAAAAAATCCAAA GAAGACAGGCAAAGGGCTTTGTTGCAGTTGCAGTGGAAAGTGATGAGTGA